From Trichoderma atroviride chromosome 1, complete sequence, one genomic window encodes:
- a CDS encoding uncharacterized protein (EggNog:ENOG41~TransMembrane:1 (o6-24i)): MADASMLYTIGAYATLIGFGYAIYHLSTQKDKQKGGVTITKPAKAPQQPAARKEDRKKKQRMESYATESKSSKPEAQKEKAPEANQWLSNDAEKQEKLDNREFARQLSKAKEGAKFDNKKEAAKQREKTVKQSKANKSKAAPAPEAVISAPSSNGADADDDESPVALSPETRPVDVSGVSDMLEPTSTTGPSVLRLTDTESKKQKKASKNPEPVETKKQRQNKKKAEAAKAAREESEKERKVLEEKQRRTARIAEGRAAKDGSEFMAAVNGKKSAWDGTNGTNGAAAKNGDAAVHAPLDTFEKSTPAPAPKKETVNQLESSWISALPSEEEQMEMLKEESDEWNTVKTKSSKKSKKAPSVESGEEATQARPAAQTQQSTETKTRPAAKPAAAKNFGGSFSALTTKDDDAEEEVEEEWDV; the protein is encoded by the coding sequence ATGGCCGATGCAAGCATGCTTTACACCATCGGCGCCTATGCCACCCTGATTGGGTTTGGCTATGCCATCTATCACCTTTCGACACAAAAGGACAAGCAAAAGGGCGGCGTCACTATTACCAAGCCTGCAAAAGCCCCCCAGCAGCCAGCGGCTCGAAAAGAAGaccgaaagaagaagcagcgaaTGGAAAGCTATGCGACTGAGAGCAAGTCATCCAAGCCCGAAGcccagaaagaaaaggctccCGAAGCCAACCAGTGGCTGAGCAATGATGccgagaagcaagaaaagctCGACAACCGAGAGTTTGCCAGACAGctctccaaggccaaggagggtGCCAAGTTCGACAACAAGAAGGAGGCTGCCaagcagcgagagaagaCTGTGAAGCAGTCCAAGGCTAACAAGTCCAAGGCTGCGCCGGCCCCAGAGGCCGTCATTTCTGCCCCGTCGTCCAACggcgccgacgccgacgatgacgagtcTCCTGTTGCTCTGTCTCCCGAGACTCGTCCCGTGGACGTCAGCGGTGTCAGCGACATGCTCGAGCCAACCTCTACTACCGGCCCTTCCGTTCTCCGTCTCACTGATACCGAgtccaagaagcagaagaaggcttcCAAGAACCCTGAACCGGTTGAgaccaagaagcagagacagaacaagaagaaggccgaggccgccaaggctgctcgTGAGGAGAGTGAGAAGGAGCGCAAGGTTctcgaggagaagcagcgccgAACTGCTCGCATCGCTGAAGGCCGCGCTGCCAAGGATGGCTCTGAGTTCATGGCAGCCGTCAATGGAAAGAAGTCTGCTTGGGACGGCACCAATGGAACCAacggtgctgctgctaagaACGGAGATGCAGCTGTCCATGCCCCTCTTGATACCTTTGAGAAGTCCACTCCTGCCCCCGCTCCCAAGAAGGAGACTGTCAATCAGCTAGAGAGCTCTTGGATCTCAGCTCTCCCCTCcgaggaggagcagatggagatgctcAAGGAAGAATCTGATGAGTGGAACACCGTCAAGACCAAGTCTTCcaagaagtccaagaaggCCCCGTCAGTCGAATCTGGAGAGGAGGCCACTCAGGCCCGTCCTGCGGCTCAGACTCAGCAATCCACCGAGACCAAGACCCGTCCTGCGGCTAAGCCTGCAGCCGCCAAGAACTTTGGAGGATCTTTCTCTGCATTGACCACTAAGGACGATgatgccgaggaggaggttgAGGAGGAGTGGGATGTCTAA